A genomic segment from Micromonospora echinaurantiaca encodes:
- a CDS encoding GGDEF domain-containing protein produces MPDPMSVASGICAAGALLTSWQLRQRALRAEAEIEHLQAELAAERHAASHDPLTGLPNRRAFYRLAATLLTRADGRTLIAVVVDLDDFKQVNDRFGHAAGDQVLIIVAERLTAFAGDNLVARLGGDEFAGLLASPTVDRRWIDHATRRLGETLGAPIPLGGRSVRVTASVGLAPVAGPAQLTEALGRADAAMYRAKSLGTGRPPRQLVDSPRLAEC; encoded by the coding sequence GTGCCGGATCCGATGTCCGTGGCGTCCGGCATCTGCGCCGCTGGCGCGCTCCTCACCTCCTGGCAGCTGCGGCAGCGGGCGCTGCGCGCAGAGGCCGAGATCGAGCACCTCCAGGCCGAGTTGGCGGCTGAACGGCACGCGGCCAGCCACGACCCGCTCACCGGCCTGCCCAACCGCCGCGCCTTCTACCGGCTGGCCGCCACCCTGCTCACCCGGGCGGACGGCCGGACGCTGATCGCGGTCGTCGTCGACCTGGACGACTTCAAGCAGGTCAACGACCGCTTCGGGCACGCCGCCGGCGACCAGGTGCTGATCATCGTCGCCGAGCGGTTGACCGCGTTCGCCGGCGACAACCTGGTGGCCCGGCTCGGCGGCGACGAGTTCGCCGGCCTGCTGGCCAGTCCGACCGTCGACCGGCGGTGGATCGACCACGCCACCCGGCGGCTCGGCGAGACGCTCGGCGCGCCCATCCCGCTCGGCGGGCGCAGCGTACGGGTCACCGCGTCGGTCGGGCTTGCCCCGGTCGCCGGCCCGGCGCAGCTCACCGAGGCGCTCGGTCGGGCCGACGCCGCCATGTACCGGGCGAAGAGCCTCGGCACCGGCCGGCCACCCCGGCAGCTGGTGGACAGCCCCCGCCTCGCCGAGTGCTGA
- a CDS encoding DUF4265 domain-containing protein has translation MTSPAPDRNRPIGERHVKVWFRFTPREGWLPYDREGLWGVTVGPDTARICNVPFLQDGVAEGDVVRFLTDAHGAHWAAERVEPSGNCTVRVLPVPTGPLGRSAQAVHDRLAPFGLGGETFSPELPLVALTVPADADLPAIKATLLRGQAEGWWHFEAACVTDAWRAA, from the coding sequence ATGACCTCACCAGCACCCGACAGGAACCGGCCGATCGGTGAGCGGCATGTCAAGGTCTGGTTCCGGTTCACCCCCCGCGAAGGGTGGCTTCCCTATGACCGGGAGGGACTGTGGGGCGTGACCGTCGGCCCCGACACCGCCCGCATCTGCAATGTCCCGTTCCTGCAGGACGGCGTGGCCGAAGGCGACGTCGTGCGCTTCCTGACAGACGCCCATGGAGCTCATTGGGCGGCGGAGCGAGTCGAGCCCTCGGGCAATTGCACGGTCAGGGTCCTCCCGGTCCCCACCGGCCCACTCGGGCGAAGCGCGCAGGCCGTGCACGATCGGCTGGCGCCTTTCGGCCTGGGCGGCGAGACGTTCAGCCCGGAGCTGCCGCTCGTCGCGCTCACGGTGCCCGCCGACGCGGACCTTCCGGCGATCAAGGCGACCCTGCTCCGTGGCCAGGCGGAGGGCTGGTGGCATTTCGAGGCCGCGTGCGTGACCGACGCATGGCGAGCGGCCTGA
- a CDS encoding phosphotransferase enzyme family protein: MADDPLPLTDWVHHDFGVRLTVTEPVDLGADRRALLWRAESADGGRYAVKLSGGGTPAGLIVSAHLAGQGVPGIPAPLPGPDGRAWTVRDGRRLSVLPWVSDDRALGGAMTDAHWRSYGQVLARVHAAEVTDELAGLLPPGGGTHPAVLATLRAVDERLCRHRPGDRLADELARIWSTAAGPVAELTAAVEPLGAELRDRPGRAVVCHGDPHLGNLLLGPAGRIWLIDWDDAVLAPPECDLMFVFGGVLAFAPVTAAQQAAFRVGYGPTEPDPARLAWFLTVRALDDLGDWAGQVLDVARAEGERQQALDIVRGLISPDGLVTLARAALRKLGRPPEAR, translated from the coding sequence ATGGCCGACGACCCGCTGCCGCTGACCGACTGGGTGCACCACGATTTCGGGGTGCGCCTCACCGTCACCGAGCCGGTCGACCTCGGCGCCGACCGGCGCGCCCTGCTCTGGCGGGCCGAGTCCGCCGACGGCGGCCGGTACGCGGTCAAGCTGAGCGGCGGCGGCACGCCGGCCGGGCTGATCGTGTCGGCGCACCTCGCCGGCCAGGGCGTGCCGGGAATCCCCGCACCGCTGCCCGGCCCCGACGGTCGAGCGTGGACCGTCCGGGACGGCCGCCGCCTCTCCGTCCTGCCCTGGGTCTCCGACGACCGGGCGCTCGGCGGTGCGATGACCGACGCCCACTGGCGGTCGTACGGCCAGGTGCTGGCCCGGGTGCACGCGGCGGAGGTGACCGACGAGCTGGCCGGCCTGCTGCCGCCCGGCGGCGGCACCCACCCGGCGGTGCTCGCCACCCTGCGCGCGGTCGACGAACGGTTGTGCCGGCACCGGCCGGGTGACCGGCTCGCCGACGAGCTGGCCCGGATCTGGTCGACCGCCGCCGGCCCGGTGGCCGAGCTGACCGCCGCGGTGGAGCCGCTCGGCGCCGAGCTGCGCGACCGGCCGGGGCGGGCCGTGGTCTGCCACGGTGACCCGCACCTGGGCAACCTGCTGCTCGGTCCGGCCGGGCGGATCTGGCTGATCGACTGGGACGACGCCGTGCTCGCCCCGCCCGAGTGCGACCTGATGTTCGTCTTCGGCGGGGTGCTGGCCTTCGCCCCGGTCACCGCGGCGCAGCAGGCCGCGTTCCGCGTCGGCTACGGCCCCACCGAGCCCGATCCGGCCCGGCTGGCCTGGTTCCTCACCGTCCGTGCGCTGGACGACCTGGGCGACTGGGCCGGGCAGGTGCTCGACGTGGCGCGGGCCGAGGGGGAGCGGCAGCAGGCGCTGGACATCGTGCGGGGGTTGATCTCACCGGACGGCCTGGTCACCCTGGCCCGCGCCGCCCTGCGCAAGCTGGGCCGGCCGCCGGAGGCCAGGTGA
- a CDS encoding SRPBCC family protein has protein sequence MSQLSDLVVELPTDHEITLTRAFDAPRDLVFAAHTQAEHLKRWWGRGNPLDVEIDFRVGGRYRFVEHAQDGNSYGFRGEFREIEAPERIVQTFEYEGMPGHVAVETLVFTEQDGRTVVTGTTRFDTKEERDGMVSSGMEQGAAESYNALAEYLKTLA, from the coding sequence ATGAGTCAGCTCAGTGACCTGGTCGTGGAGCTTCCCACCGACCACGAGATCACCCTCACCCGCGCCTTCGACGCCCCGCGCGACCTGGTCTTCGCCGCGCACACCCAGGCGGAGCACCTGAAGCGCTGGTGGGGACGGGGCAACCCGCTCGACGTCGAGATCGACTTCCGGGTGGGCGGCCGCTACCGCTTCGTGGAGCACGCCCAGGACGGCAACTCCTACGGCTTCCGCGGCGAGTTCCGCGAGATCGAGGCGCCGGAGCGGATCGTGCAGACCTTCGAGTACGAGGGCATGCCGGGGCACGTCGCGGTGGAGACGCTGGTCTTCACCGAGCAGGACGGCCGGACCGTGGTCACCGGGACCACCCGCTTCGACACCAAGGAGGAGCGCGACGGCATGGTCAGCTCCGGCATGGAGCAGGGCGCCGCCGAGTCCTACAACGCGCTCGCGGAGTACCTGAAGACCCTGGCCTGA
- a CDS encoding ArsR/SmtB family transcription factor, whose amino-acid sequence MSADPVSTVFAALADPTRRAILARLAAGEATVNELAEPFPVSVQAISKHLNVLERAGLIVRTREAQWRRCRLDPAPLRTLAEWVDQYRRLWDDRYDTLDSYLRELKENSDESAQ is encoded by the coding sequence ATGTCAGCAGATCCGGTCAGCACCGTCTTCGCCGCCCTCGCGGACCCGACCCGGCGGGCCATCCTGGCCCGGCTGGCGGCCGGCGAGGCGACCGTCAACGAGTTGGCGGAGCCGTTCCCGGTGAGCGTCCAGGCCATCTCCAAGCACCTCAACGTGCTGGAGCGGGCCGGGTTGATCGTTCGCACCCGGGAGGCGCAGTGGCGCCGCTGCCGCCTGGACCCGGCGCCGCTGCGCACGCTCGCCGAGTGGGTCGACCAGTACCGCCGGCTCTGGGACGACCGTTACGACACGTTGGACAGCTACCTGCGAGAACTGAAGGAGAACAGCGATGAGTCAGCTCAGTGA
- a CDS encoding flavodoxin family protein — MAIRALLLNCTLKRSPAPSSSDLLGREVLAALAEQGVEGEVVRVVDHDVRFGVSTDEGDGDGWPALRAKLLAAQILIIATPIWLGQPSSVCKMVLERLDAELSETDAEGRLCTYGKVAGVAVVGNEDGAHHTIGQVQQALNEVGFTCPAAGATYWVGEALHKLDYRDAGPKPDTTGRTTKALALNAAHLARLLAEQPYPPPETNNAGVGPSREPA; from the coding sequence GTGGCGATCCGGGCCCTGCTGCTCAACTGCACGCTGAAGCGGTCACCCGCGCCGTCGAGTTCCGACCTGCTCGGGCGCGAGGTGCTCGCCGCCCTCGCCGAGCAGGGCGTCGAGGGCGAAGTGGTCCGCGTCGTCGACCACGACGTGCGGTTCGGGGTCTCCACCGACGAGGGCGACGGCGACGGGTGGCCGGCGCTACGGGCCAAGCTGCTGGCGGCGCAGATCCTCATCATCGCCACGCCGATCTGGCTCGGCCAGCCGTCCAGCGTGTGCAAGATGGTGCTCGAACGGCTCGACGCGGAACTGTCCGAAACCGACGCCGAGGGCCGCCTGTGCACGTACGGGAAGGTCGCCGGCGTGGCGGTGGTCGGCAATGAGGACGGCGCGCACCACACCATCGGCCAGGTGCAGCAGGCGCTCAACGAGGTCGGGTTCACCTGCCCCGCCGCGGGCGCCACCTACTGGGTCGGCGAGGCGCTGCACAAGCTCGACTACCGCGACGCCGGCCCGAAGCCGGACACCACCGGCCGCACCACCAAGGCGCTCGCGCTCAACGCCGCGCACCTGGCCCGGCTGCTGGCCGAGCAGCCGTACCCGCCACCGGAGACGAATAACGCCGGGGTCGGCCCCAGCCGGGAGCCCGCCTGA
- a CDS encoding type II toxin-antitoxin system PemK/MazF family toxin yields the protein MAGLLRNVAARISRVGGAVVPRPRRSGPAPAQVARRRQVAALQRRELTYAPELDGHADPGEVVWTWVPYEDDPRQGKDRPVLVVGRHSRTLFGLMLSSQSERDGQRHWLALGPGAWDRDSRPSWVRLDRVLTMREDSIRREGAVLDRARFDRVGRALRAGYGWR from the coding sequence GTGGCAGGTCTGTTGAGGAACGTGGCGGCGCGCATCAGCCGGGTGGGCGGCGCGGTCGTCCCGCGTCCCCGGCGTTCCGGGCCCGCGCCGGCCCAGGTCGCCCGCCGGCGTCAGGTCGCCGCGCTCCAGCGCCGCGAGTTGACGTACGCGCCGGAGCTGGACGGGCACGCCGACCCGGGGGAGGTCGTCTGGACCTGGGTGCCGTACGAGGACGACCCGCGCCAGGGCAAGGATCGCCCGGTGCTGGTGGTGGGCCGGCACAGCCGGACGCTGTTCGGGCTGATGCTGTCCAGCCAGAGCGAGCGGGACGGGCAGCGGCACTGGCTGGCCCTCGGCCCGGGTGCCTGGGACCGGGACAGCCGGCCCAGTTGGGTGCGGCTGGACCGGGTGCTGACCATGCGCGAGGACAGCATCCGGCGCGAGGGCGCGGTGCTGGATCGGGCCCGCTTCGATCGGGTGGGGCGGGCGCTGCGCGCCGGCTACGGGTGGCGCTGA
- a CDS encoding DUF4291 domain-containing protein codes for MSVPAHQVRARYSAETITVYQAYPPEIARAALAAGRFVPPFKRERMTWIKPSFRWMLYRCGWATKPGQERVLAVEITRAGFEWALAHACLSSYDPHRYADRAAWSRQLRASPVRVQWDPERSLRLAPLPHRSVQVGLSGEAVRRYVDEWLVSLTDVTPTARAIRELLDAGDDPAAEALLPPERPYPLPPEVAAVVGATTP; via the coding sequence ATGTCCGTGCCCGCTCACCAGGTCCGCGCCCGCTACTCGGCGGAGACCATCACCGTCTACCAGGCCTACCCGCCGGAGATCGCCCGCGCCGCGCTGGCCGCCGGACGCTTCGTACCACCGTTCAAGCGGGAGCGGATGACCTGGATCAAGCCGTCATTCCGCTGGATGCTGTACCGCTGCGGCTGGGCCACCAAGCCGGGACAGGAACGCGTGCTGGCCGTCGAGATCACCCGCGCCGGGTTCGAGTGGGCACTGGCGCACGCCTGCCTGAGCAGCTACGACCCGCACCGGTACGCCGACCGGGCCGCCTGGTCGCGTCAGTTGCGGGCCAGCCCGGTCCGGGTGCAGTGGGACCCGGAGCGCTCACTGCGGCTGGCCCCGCTGCCCCACCGGTCGGTGCAGGTCGGACTCTCCGGCGAGGCGGTGCGGCGGTACGTCGACGAGTGGCTGGTCAGCCTGACCGACGTGACCCCGACCGCCCGCGCCATCCGCGAGCTGCTCGATGCCGGCGACGACCCGGCCGCCGAGGCGCTGCTGCCGCCCGAGCGCCCGTACCCGTTGCCGCCCGAGGTCGCCGCCGTGGTCGGCGCGACGACGCCGTGA
- a CDS encoding OsmC family protein: MTFEVRTRSLPGRPAAIGSAGAYTLVVDRPVDGGGDGLGFNGGQLLYLAVAGCVSNDLFREARAAGIELWRVEVTVRGDFTGEPAVSTEITYDVRVEGNAPAERLGELVGRVDAIAEIPNSLRAGTPVRLGRADVVGGIGGGVGA, from the coding sequence ATGACCTTCGAGGTACGGACGCGGAGCCTGCCCGGCAGGCCGGCGGCGATCGGCTCCGCCGGGGCGTACACCCTGGTGGTGGACCGCCCGGTCGACGGCGGCGGCGACGGCCTGGGGTTCAACGGGGGCCAGCTGCTCTACCTGGCGGTGGCCGGCTGCGTCTCCAACGACCTGTTCCGCGAGGCACGGGCGGCCGGCATCGAGCTGTGGCGGGTGGAGGTGACCGTGCGCGGCGACTTCACCGGCGAGCCGGCGGTCTCGACGGAGATCACCTACGACGTACGGGTCGAGGGGAACGCCCCCGCGGAACGGCTCGGCGAGCTGGTCGGCCGGGTGGACGCGATCGCGGAGATCCCCAACTCGCTGCGCGCGGGCACGCCGGTGCGGCTGGGCCGGGCTGACGTGGTGGGCGGAATCGGCGGCGGCGTCGGTGCCTGA
- the blaOXA gene encoding class D beta-lactamase, with amino-acid sequence MPDPALRSGTGGAGPSRRTAAGAVLALTLLAGCTDGGSPGGTPAAGPSAVATTATPGPSVAAPVVETRDDLAGLFQQAGLRGTFVLYDVSAGRVVMVDRERAERRLIPASTFKIPHSLIALETGVVRDEHEKIPYGGRPQRVAAWERDMGLRDAIRVSNVPVFQELARRIGPEREREWLNRLGYGNGEVGPAVDRFWLNGPLEISADEQARWLARLARGELPANPAHQATVRDILRLERTAEHSLYGKTGLTDATEPGTGWWVGWVERGDRLYTFALNVDVTTDAAAEQRLPLGRRLLHRLGALPTA; translated from the coding sequence GTGCCTGATCCGGCGCTCCGCAGTGGGACTGGCGGTGCCGGCCCATCCCGCCGGACCGCCGCTGGCGCCGTTCTCGCGCTGACCCTGCTGGCCGGCTGCACCGACGGCGGGTCGCCGGGCGGAACGCCCGCCGCCGGACCGTCGGCGGTCGCCACCACCGCGACGCCGGGCCCGTCGGTCGCCGCGCCGGTGGTCGAGACCCGCGACGACCTCGCCGGCCTGTTCCAGCAGGCCGGGCTGCGCGGCACCTTCGTGCTGTACGACGTGTCGGCCGGCCGCGTCGTCATGGTGGATCGGGAGCGGGCCGAACGCCGGTTGATCCCCGCGTCGACCTTCAAGATTCCACACAGCCTGATCGCGCTGGAGACCGGCGTGGTCCGCGACGAGCACGAGAAGATCCCGTACGGCGGCCGGCCGCAGCGCGTCGCCGCCTGGGAGCGGGACATGGGGCTGCGGGACGCGATCCGGGTCTCCAACGTCCCGGTGTTTCAGGAACTGGCCCGGCGGATCGGCCCGGAGCGCGAGCGGGAGTGGCTGAACCGGCTCGGCTACGGCAACGGCGAGGTCGGCCCGGCGGTGGACCGGTTCTGGCTCAACGGACCGCTGGAGATCTCGGCCGACGAGCAGGCCCGGTGGCTGGCCCGGCTGGCCCGCGGCGAGCTGCCGGCCAACCCGGCCCACCAGGCGACCGTCCGGGACATCCTGCGTCTGGAGCGCACCGCCGAGCACAGCCTGTACGGCAAGACCGGCCTGACCGACGCCACCGAACCCGGCACCGGCTGGTGGGTCGGCTGGGTCGAGCGCGGCGACCGGCTCTACACGTTCGCGCTGAACGTCGACGTCACCACCGACGCCGCCGCCGAGCAGCGGCTGCCGCTGGGCCGGCGGCTGCTGCACCGCCTCGGCGCCCTGCCCACCGCCTGA
- a CDS encoding AlpA family phage regulatory protein: MKRLRLVGSAEIRVMLGGISRQRVYQITNRRDFPEPVAQLAMGNVWLAEDVEKWVAEKRSDLD; encoded by the coding sequence ATGAAGCGGCTCAGGCTGGTCGGCTCGGCAGAGATCCGCGTCATGCTGGGTGGGATCTCCCGCCAGCGGGTCTACCAGATCACCAACCGCCGCGACTTTCCCGAACCGGTGGCGCAGCTGGCCATGGGGAACGTCTGGCTCGCCGAGGACGTCGAGAAGTGGGTCGCCGAGAAGCGGTCCGATCTGGACTAG
- a CDS encoding NHL repeat-containing protein: protein MRYRSTLIALAAATTMVSTLLTPATASAAPTPPVTVEDHGVIPLTAVTAAGAASGNMPDGSARTWTVVSGEPAYLAEIDPLTGNVIATYPLDGAGGAWGVEIAADGTVWVASYGNGNLYYLPYQAAAAVKAGQATPDTSFLWQVDTDANGVAYTGTFEGFAGGSTLPGAHVVAYDKSTGRWRDYGILGDQYTYVRSTAVVGDKVYAGTGTQAALFEIDIASGDKRQIPLPDGRADCQFTYELATSGTDLFVRFECTKKNIGYVYDTVTGSWKAGPWNDYLMQRVGRDSAGNTYIALLDGGVPVLHRYAPDGTLTNLGVKMGTKVGVVTSGGAEYVVGAYGKVLQYYNLTTGDHAELAPALQGTPVAPRSATLGPTGQVHVGGYFSGGFASYSPGQDTWTFDPRLGQAENLVTVGDRLYAGVYPGAKIFEVDPTRPLTNGNPAQVFDLTASGQDRPFAMADAGGLLAVGTVPGYGQLQSSLTIYDPATGKVDTYFDLIKDQSILTLTYADGILYGGTSIYGGNGIAPTQQNARVFAFSMATRELLWSQEVVGHAQVTAAAVTSGSQVWAATNGTLFAFERNTGRQTYSKTVRAFDWDNFSGGTWQADTLSYNAADGYLYGSVGDTVVRIKPVGQRELFVVPNAKGNWLVLDGQRTYWVDGQRLKSVRWPVSN from the coding sequence ATGCGCTATCGCAGCACTTTGATCGCTTTGGCCGCGGCCACCACGATGGTCTCGACACTCCTGACGCCCGCCACGGCCTCGGCCGCCCCGACGCCACCCGTCACGGTGGAGGACCACGGTGTCATTCCGCTGACCGCCGTGACCGCCGCCGGGGCCGCCTCCGGGAACATGCCGGATGGCAGTGCTCGCACGTGGACGGTGGTCTCCGGTGAGCCGGCCTACCTGGCCGAGATCGACCCACTCACGGGCAACGTGATCGCCACCTACCCGCTCGACGGCGCGGGCGGTGCCTGGGGTGTCGAGATCGCCGCAGACGGCACGGTCTGGGTCGCGAGCTACGGAAACGGGAACCTCTACTACCTGCCTTACCAGGCAGCTGCCGCGGTGAAGGCCGGCCAGGCCACTCCCGACACGAGTTTCCTCTGGCAGGTGGACACCGACGCCAACGGCGTGGCGTACACGGGCACTTTCGAGGGCTTCGCCGGGGGATCGACGCTGCCGGGCGCCCACGTCGTGGCCTACGACAAGTCAACCGGCCGGTGGCGCGACTACGGCATCTTGGGGGACCAGTACACCTACGTGCGGTCGACCGCGGTCGTCGGCGACAAGGTCTACGCCGGCACCGGGACGCAGGCCGCGCTCTTCGAGATCGACATCGCCAGCGGGGACAAGCGACAGATCCCGCTGCCGGACGGCCGCGCCGATTGCCAGTTCACCTACGAGCTGGCCACCTCCGGAACTGACTTGTTCGTCCGGTTCGAATGCACGAAGAAGAACATCGGTTACGTCTACGACACCGTCACCGGTAGCTGGAAGGCCGGGCCGTGGAACGACTACCTGATGCAGCGCGTCGGACGTGACAGTGCCGGCAACACCTACATCGCGCTCCTCGACGGCGGTGTTCCGGTCCTGCACCGATACGCCCCCGACGGCACGCTGACCAACCTCGGCGTGAAGATGGGCACCAAGGTGGGTGTCGTGACCTCTGGCGGTGCCGAGTACGTCGTCGGCGCGTACGGCAAGGTCCTGCAGTACTACAACCTGACGACGGGCGACCACGCTGAACTGGCACCGGCGCTGCAAGGGACGCCGGTGGCCCCGCGATCGGCAACCTTGGGGCCCACCGGCCAGGTCCACGTCGGCGGCTACTTCTCCGGTGGGTTCGCGAGCTACTCGCCGGGTCAGGACACGTGGACGTTCGACCCGAGGCTGGGCCAGGCGGAGAACCTGGTGACGGTCGGCGACCGCCTGTACGCCGGCGTCTACCCAGGCGCCAAGATCTTCGAGGTCGACCCGACGCGGCCACTCACCAACGGGAATCCGGCCCAGGTCTTCGATCTCACGGCGTCCGGTCAGGACCGTCCGTTCGCCATGGCTGATGCCGGCGGCCTCCTTGCTGTCGGGACGGTCCCGGGCTACGGCCAACTGCAGTCCAGCCTGACGATCTACGACCCCGCGACCGGCAAGGTGGACACGTACTTCGACCTGATCAAGGATCAGAGCATCCTGACGCTGACCTACGCCGACGGAATCCTCTACGGCGGCACGTCCATCTACGGCGGCAACGGCATCGCCCCGACCCAGCAGAACGCACGGGTCTTCGCCTTCTCCATGGCCACCCGCGAGCTGCTGTGGAGCCAGGAGGTCGTCGGGCACGCCCAGGTGACCGCCGCGGCGGTGACATCCGGTAGTCAGGTCTGGGCGGCTACCAACGGCACCCTGTTCGCGTTCGAGCGCAACACCGGGCGCCAGACCTACAGCAAGACGGTCAGGGCCTTCGACTGGGACAACTTCTCGGGCGGCACCTGGCAGGCCGACACGCTCAGCTACAACGCCGCGGACGGCTATCTGTACGGATCCGTTGGCGACACCGTGGTTCGGATCAAGCCGGTCGGCCAGCGCGAGCTCTTCGTGGTCCCCAACGCCAAGGGCAACTGGTTGGTTCTCGACGGGCAGCGCACGTACTGGGTCGACGGGCAGCGCCTCAAGAGCGTTCGCTGGCCAGTCAGCAACTGA
- a CDS encoding NUDIX hydrolase, producing MVELPNDLPVFERSAVRLVVLDGDDRVLLFHTRDPDHPRLGTWWELPGGGMDPGETYLDTAVRELREETGIVADPAQIGPPTWRRRASFVHRQRRHLQDEVIVPVRLAGPGPDVDETDRLDYELEDYFGFRWWPIAEVVASGERFYPGQLPALLTGFLAGDEIDEPFELWS from the coding sequence ATGGTCGAACTGCCCAATGACCTGCCGGTCTTCGAGCGCAGCGCGGTACGGCTGGTGGTGCTCGACGGCGACGACCGGGTGCTGCTGTTTCACACCCGCGACCCGGACCACCCCCGGCTGGGCACCTGGTGGGAGCTGCCCGGCGGCGGGATGGACCCCGGCGAGACGTACCTGGACACGGCGGTGCGCGAGCTGCGCGAGGAGACCGGCATCGTGGCCGATCCCGCGCAGATCGGCCCGCCCACCTGGCGGCGGCGGGCCAGCTTCGTGCACCGGCAGCGGCGGCACCTCCAGGACGAGGTGATCGTCCCGGTGCGGCTGGCCGGCCCCGGGCCGGACGTGGACGAGACAGACCGGCTCGACTACGAGCTGGAGGACTACTTCGGGTTCCGGTGGTGGCCGATCGCCGAGGTGGTCGCCAGCGGCGAGCGCTTCTATCCCGGCCAGTTGCCCGCCCTGCTGACCGGCTTCCTGGCCGGCGACGAGATCGACGAACCGTTCGAGCTGTGGTCGTGA
- a CDS encoding serpin family protein, translating into MTDIHGPLARYAERMHTVIGDRHHVASPLGAWLLLALAGPATAGADRAELEDVLGTDVVNAGEAARALLEAPHPLVAAATAVWHRPGLDVGALDRWRATLPGTTGTGPLPDQAALDDWAREHTLGLIDQFPVSVTSETLLLLASALATRISWENPFDVTTAGDLGPASPWAGRLRRTLRSPEHGHQCWIAGSRRAGDVAVHSASSGQVATADGQAGLVVVSVAAAPDVAPVDVLATAYELATAAVQAPDGEEPRGKRRHKAARAGGRRSLFDLPLGDTALWTLREEPTVTYAPDGREERIRAVLPCWSAESRIELNEDRLGFPVATWAFGELLDTPELAAEVVQKAVARYSRYGFEAAAVTGWAMATSMPPEGVARIAELRFGHPYAVVAVATDTRSDGTAGPWHGVPVFSAWVAEPDELPEADLADRYE; encoded by the coding sequence ATGACTGACATTCACGGTCCACTGGCCCGCTACGCCGAACGGATGCACACGGTGATCGGCGACCGGCACCACGTCGCCTCTCCCCTCGGCGCGTGGCTGCTGCTGGCCCTCGCTGGCCCCGCCACCGCCGGTGCGGACCGCGCGGAACTGGAGGACGTGCTCGGTACGGACGTGGTCAACGCCGGGGAGGCGGCCCGCGCACTGCTGGAGGCGCCGCACCCGCTGGTGGCGGCGGCGACCGCCGTGTGGCACCGCCCGGGGCTCGATGTCGGCGCCCTGGACCGCTGGCGGGCGACCCTGCCCGGAACGACCGGGACCGGCCCGCTACCGGACCAGGCGGCATTGGACGACTGGGCCCGGGAGCACACGCTGGGCCTGATCGACCAGTTCCCGGTGTCCGTGACGTCGGAGACGCTGCTGCTCCTGGCCAGCGCGCTGGCCACCCGGATCTCCTGGGAGAATCCGTTCGACGTGACGACGGCCGGCGACCTGGGCCCGGCCAGCCCGTGGGCGGGCCGGCTGCGCCGGACCCTGCGCAGCCCCGAACACGGCCACCAGTGCTGGATCGCGGGCAGCCGCAGAGCCGGCGACGTGGCGGTACACAGCGCGTCCTCCGGTCAGGTGGCCACCGCCGACGGCCAGGCCGGGCTGGTCGTCGTCTCGGTCGCCGCCGCCCCCGACGTCGCCCCCGTCGACGTCCTCGCCACGGCGTACGAGTTGGCCACGGCCGCCGTCCAGGCGCCGGACGGGGAGGAACCGCGCGGGAAACGCCGGCACAAGGCGGCCCGGGCCGGGGGACGGCGCTCCCTGTTCGACCTGCCGCTGGGCGACACCGCGCTGTGGACGCTGCGCGAGGAGCCGACCGTGACGTACGCGCCCGACGGTCGGGAGGAGCGGATCCGGGCGGTGCTGCCCTGCTGGTCGGCCGAGAGCCGAATCGAACTCAACGAGGACCGCCTCGGCTTTCCCGTCGCCACCTGGGCGTTCGGCGAGCTGCTGGACACCCCGGAACTGGCGGCCGAGGTGGTACAGAAGGCGGTGGCCCGGTACAGCCGGTACGGCTTCGAGGCCGCGGCGGTCACCGGCTGGGCCATGGCGACCAGCATGCCGCCGGAGGGGGTCGCGCGGATTGCCGAGCTGCGCTTCGGCCATCCGTACGCCGTGGTGGCCGTCGCCACCGACACCCGGAGCGACGGCACGGCCGGGCCCTGGCACGGCGTGCCGGTCTTCTCCGCCTGGGTCGCCGAGCCGGACGAACTGCCCGAGGCCGACCTGGCCGACCGGTACGAGTGA